One window of the Hoplias malabaricus isolate fHopMal1 chromosome Y, fHopMal1.hap1, whole genome shotgun sequence genome contains the following:
- the LOC136677834 gene encoding claudin-9-like — translation MASAGLEILGLILAVAGWLGVMVACCLPMWRVAAYVGQNIVITQVVWEGLWMSCVVQSTGQMHCQIYDSMLGLPDDLQAARALTVVSTLFGVVGISLAVAGAKCTNCTSDASNKPRIILSAGGTFILGGLLLLVAVCWTAHTIVHDFHNPLLQETQKREFGNSLYFGWGASCLLILGGAILSCTCPARQRKSPASARTDYTVVRSMAANGDDRRDYV, via the coding sequence ATGGCTTCAGCAGGCCTGGAGATCCTGGGCCTGATTCTGGCTGTGGCCGGCTGGCTAGGAGTAATGGTGGCCTGCTGTTTGCCTATGTGGCGTGTGGCAGCCTACGTGGGCCAAAATATTGTGATCACGCAGGTGGTTTGGGAGGGTCTGTGGATGAGCTGCGTGGTCCAGAGCACGGGACAAATGCACTGCCAGATTTACGACTCCATGCTTGGGCTTCCTGATGATCTCCAAGCTGCCCGTGCTCTCACGGTGGTCTCCACTCTTTTTGGAGTGGTGGGCATCTCCTTGGCTGTAGCTGGAGCGAAATGCACCAACTGCACATCGGACGCGTCAAATAAGCCACGTATTATCCTGAGCGCTGGAGGGACATTCATCCTTGGTGgactgctgctgctggtggCCGTCTGCTGGACAGCCCACACCATCGTCCATGACTTCCACAACCCACTTCTGCAGGAGACACAGAAGCGGGAGTTTGGGAACTCACTGTACTTTGGGTGGGGTGCCTCTTGCTTGCTGATTCTAGGGGGAGCCATTCTGTCCTGCACGTGTCCTGCCAGACAGAGGAAAAGTCCTGCCTCTGCCAGAACAGATTACACCGTGGTGAGGTCCATGGCTGCGAATGGAGATGACAGGAGAGACTATGTTTGA